One genomic segment of Streptomyces sp. TLI_146 includes these proteins:
- a CDS encoding NACHT domain-containing NTPase has protein sequence MEQSRVPLPDAAFESRYLDYVAKAYDRVEIFGIDMQSRRAMRSWPLRDLYTDPMAFGDTGTPTETTAGIALAGRRRTLVRGAAGSGKTTLLWHMAVSAAQGQRTASDHLHEHIPFVLPVRSLQRRRQGLPRPKDFLDAARSVIADEQPAGWAERVLVAGRGLLLIDGVDEVGESERAGIRAWLGELLTAYPLCSYVVTTRTQAVPESWLSEWDFAALELGPLDPDGIRGLITRWYALNSADVGGPVEKAASAGRRDGLLAVVVERPDLREMVGNPLMCSLLCVVNERGGLRPRTHGELYGAVLSMMLGRRDEARAISAHDITSFREEAQILLLQHLAYWLQRNGRTETDLDRAGTLIAGLLRSMPGLAAERPPKLLAYLRERTGLLQETAPGRIGFAHRSFQAYLAAKEAVEQGDFGLLVDKADDPGWQDVVLMAFGHARRRDSTELFTSLLDRGERDPASRVRLDLLAAAALKYVHEVDPGIREQVEHRLAQLIPPRTPDEADALAEVGYLVVELMPGPDNLDPDGPEARMIVRTAQRIGGSAAHELVRRFVEARRLRAARVPRPAARPAAESVPVESWTTASQQGGYGARVLEIAGSDPPPDLDRLAYTVHHVVWRGAAAPYTVLGRLPLLRTLVIADSPALTDLDGLPRLPRLRTLRITGCPALRDLTALARTGVVFLDVAPNPGTAALAALAGVARLRVLGFPWLEGEFDLEALRRRLPGVELVPRSGVRT, from the coding sequence ATGGAACAATCCCGTGTGCCGCTGCCGGACGCGGCGTTCGAGAGCCGGTATCTCGACTACGTGGCCAAAGCCTACGACCGGGTCGAGATCTTCGGCATCGACATGCAGTCGAGGCGGGCCATGCGCAGCTGGCCGTTGCGCGATCTGTACACCGATCCGATGGCGTTCGGCGATACCGGGACCCCCACGGAGACGACTGCGGGGATAGCCCTGGCCGGGCGCCGGCGGACGCTGGTGCGCGGCGCGGCGGGCTCCGGGAAGACGACGCTGCTGTGGCACATGGCCGTCTCGGCCGCGCAGGGACAGCGCACCGCGAGCGATCATCTCCACGAACACATCCCCTTCGTCCTGCCGGTGAGGAGCCTCCAACGGCGTCGGCAGGGGCTGCCCCGCCCCAAGGACTTCCTCGACGCGGCGCGCTCGGTCATCGCGGACGAGCAGCCGGCCGGCTGGGCGGAGCGCGTCCTGGTGGCCGGGCGGGGCCTCCTGCTCATCGACGGCGTCGACGAGGTCGGGGAGTCCGAGCGCGCCGGGATCCGCGCCTGGCTGGGCGAGTTGCTCACCGCCTACCCGCTCTGCTCGTACGTCGTGACCACGCGCACCCAGGCCGTACCCGAATCATGGCTGTCGGAATGGGACTTCGCCGCCCTGGAACTGGGGCCCTTGGACCCCGACGGCATTCGCGGGCTCATCACCCGTTGGTACGCGCTGAACTCGGCGGACGTGGGCGGCCCGGTGGAGAAGGCTGCCTCGGCGGGCAGACGCGACGGGCTGCTGGCCGTCGTCGTCGAACGGCCCGACCTGCGGGAGATGGTGGGCAACCCGCTGATGTGCTCGTTGCTGTGCGTCGTCAACGAGCGCGGCGGGCTTCGTCCTCGTACTCATGGGGAGCTCTACGGCGCCGTGCTTTCGATGATGCTGGGCCGACGGGACGAAGCGCGGGCCATCTCCGCGCACGACATCACCTCATTTAGGGAAGAGGCGCAGATCCTCCTGCTGCAGCACCTCGCCTACTGGTTGCAGCGCAACGGCCGCACGGAGACGGACCTCGACAGGGCCGGCACCCTGATCGCCGGGCTCCTGAGATCCATGCCCGGCCTCGCCGCCGAACGGCCCCCGAAGCTGCTCGCGTATCTGCGCGAACGCACCGGCCTCCTCCAGGAAACCGCACCCGGCCGTATCGGCTTCGCGCACCGAAGCTTCCAGGCCTACCTGGCGGCGAAAGAGGCCGTCGAACAGGGAGACTTCGGGCTGCTGGTCGACAAGGCCGACGACCCGGGCTGGCAGGACGTCGTGCTGATGGCGTTCGGCCACGCCCGGCGGCGCGATTCAACAGAGCTGTTCACGAGCCTCCTGGACCGCGGTGAGCGGGATCCGGCGAGCCGCGTCCGCCTCGATCTGCTGGCCGCGGCGGCGCTGAAGTACGTCCATGAGGTCGACCCCGGGATCCGTGAACAAGTCGAACACCGGCTGGCGCAGTTGATCCCGCCCCGGACACCCGACGAAGCGGACGCCTTGGCCGAAGTGGGTTATCTGGTGGTGGAGTTGATGCCGGGGCCCGACAATCTCGACCCCGACGGTCCCGAAGCGCGCATGATCGTGCGCACCGCCCAGCGGATCGGCGGCTCCGCCGCCCATGAGCTGGTGCGCCGTTTCGTCGAGGCCCGCAGACTGCGGGCCGCCCGGGTGCCGCGCCCGGCCGCCCGGCCCGCCGCGGAGTCCGTCCCGGTGGAGTCGTGGACCACCGCATCACAGCAAGGGGGCTACGGGGCAAGGGTGTTGGAGATCGCAGGTTCCGATCCGCCGCCGGACCTCGACCGCCTCGCGTACACCGTCCACCACGTCGTCTGGCGCGGCGCCGCAGCCCCGTACACCGTCCTGGGCCGGCTCCCCCTGCTGCGCACACTGGTCATCGCCGACAGCCCGGCCCTGACGGACCTCGACGGGCTCCCACGCCTGCCCCGGCTGCGTACGTTGCGGATCACCGGATGTCCGGCCCTCCGCGACCTCACGGCCCTCGCCCGCACCGGTGTCGTGTTCCTCGACGTGGCGCCGAATCCGGGGACCGCCGCGCTCGCCGCACTCGCCGGGGTTGCGCGGCTGCGGGTGCTCGGATTCCCTTGGCTCGAAGGGGAGTTCGACCTTGAGGCGCTGCGGCGCAGACTGCCGGGCGTGGAGCTCGTGCCGCGTTCCGGCGTCCGCACGTGA
- a CDS encoding PIG-L deacetylase family protein, which translates to MTEQLEQLEEMPDDWQRALAVVAHPDDLEYGCAAAIAGWTDAGREVTYLLASRGEAGIDGIEPAKCGPLREQEQRASAAVVGVSAVEFLDHRDGVIEYGTELRRDIAAAIRRHRPELVITLNHRDTWGGVVWNTPDHRAVGRATLDAAGDAGNRWIFPELIEQGLQPWNGVRWVAVAGSDSPTHAVDATAGLERSVDSLMEHRSYIEGLTDEEPETYCRTFLTANAERASARFGGRPAVAFELFPR; encoded by the coding sequence ATGACAGAGCAGTTGGAACAGTTGGAAGAGATGCCCGACGACTGGCAGCGGGCCCTCGCGGTGGTCGCCCACCCGGACGACCTGGAGTACGGGTGCGCCGCCGCGATCGCCGGATGGACCGACGCGGGCCGTGAGGTCACGTATCTGCTCGCCAGCCGCGGCGAGGCGGGCATCGACGGCATCGAGCCCGCCAAGTGCGGGCCGCTGCGCGAGCAGGAGCAGCGGGCGAGCGCGGCCGTCGTCGGCGTCTCGGCGGTGGAGTTCCTGGACCACAGGGACGGTGTGATCGAGTACGGGACCGAGCTGCGCAGGGACATCGCGGCCGCCATCCGCAGGCACCGGCCCGAGCTGGTCATCACGCTCAACCACCGCGACACCTGGGGCGGCGTCGTCTGGAACACCCCCGACCACCGGGCCGTCGGCCGGGCCACGCTGGACGCCGCCGGGGACGCCGGAAACCGGTGGATCTTCCCCGAGCTCATCGAGCAGGGCCTCCAGCCCTGGAACGGGGTGCGGTGGGTGGCCGTGGCCGGTTCCGACTCCCCGACGCACGCCGTGGACGCGACCGCCGGACTCGAACGGTCGGTGGACTCGCTGATGGAGCACCGCAGTTACATCGAGGGCCTGACGGACGAGGAGCCGGAGACGTACTGCCGCACCTTCCTGACCGCCAACGCGGAGCGCGCGTCCGCCCGCTTCGGGGGCCGCCCGGCGGTGGCGTTCGAGCTGTTCCCCCGGTAG
- a CDS encoding ABC transporter ATP-binding protein — MIRFERVSKVYPDGTSAVDGLSFEVDEGELVTLVGPSGCGKTTTMMMVNRLIEPTSGRILVDGEDIASVDPVKLRRRIGYVIQQVGLFPHRTVLDNTATVPALVGWKRAKARARAAELLDLVGLDPKTFGSRYPAQLSGGQRQRVGVARALAADPPVLLMDEPFGAVDPVVRERLQNEFLSLQATVRKTVLLVTHDIEEAVRMGDRMAVYGQGRIEQFDTPAAVLGAPATPYVAQFVGADRGLKRLSVTTVEEADLEQPPLARLDEPADAAAARLREAQARWAVVLNASGELHGWASTDELSLAGTPATVADLARRMEAWVPLGAPLKQAFSEMLQYDAGWVAVLDGTHFAGVLTPAKLHEALRRSVDADAQGVERGEVEFDSVADA, encoded by the coding sequence ATGATCAGGTTCGAGCGGGTCAGCAAGGTGTATCCGGACGGCACGAGCGCCGTCGACGGCCTTTCCTTCGAGGTGGACGAGGGGGAGCTGGTCACCTTGGTCGGCCCTTCGGGCTGCGGCAAGACCACGACGATGATGATGGTGAACCGCCTGATCGAGCCGACGTCGGGCCGGATCCTGGTGGACGGCGAGGACATCGCGTCGGTCGACCCCGTGAAACTGCGCCGCCGCATCGGTTACGTCATCCAGCAGGTGGGCCTGTTCCCGCACCGCACGGTCCTGGACAACACGGCGACGGTTCCGGCGCTGGTCGGCTGGAAGAGGGCGAAGGCGCGGGCCCGGGCGGCGGAGCTCCTGGACCTGGTGGGCCTGGACCCGAAGACGTTCGGCTCCCGCTATCCGGCCCAGCTCTCGGGCGGCCAGCGCCAGCGGGTCGGAGTCGCCCGGGCACTGGCGGCGGATCCGCCGGTCCTGCTCATGGACGAGCCGTTCGGCGCGGTGGACCCGGTGGTGCGCGAGCGGCTCCAGAACGAGTTCCTGAGCCTCCAGGCGACCGTGCGCAAGACCGTCCTGCTGGTCACGCACGACATCGAGGAGGCGGTGCGGATGGGCGACCGGATGGCGGTGTACGGGCAGGGCCGCATCGAGCAGTTCGACACCCCGGCGGCGGTCCTGGGCGCCCCGGCCACCCCGTACGTCGCCCAGTTCGTGGGCGCGGACCGGGGGCTGAAGCGGCTGTCGGTCACCACGGTCGAGGAGGCCGATCTGGAGCAGCCGCCGCTGGCCCGCCTCGACGAGCCCGCCGACGCCGCCGCGGCGCGGCTGCGCGAGGCGCAGGCGCGCTGGGCGGTCGTCCTCAACGCCTCGGGCGAGCTGCACGGCTGGGCCTCCACGGACGAGCTGTCGCTCGCGGGCACCCCGGCCACGGTGGCGGACCTGGCCCGCCGCATGGAGGCCTGGGTCCCGCTGGGAGCCCCGCTGAAGCAGGCGTTCAGCGAGATGCTCCAGTACGACGCGGGCTGGGTGGCGGTCCTGGACGGCACCCACTTCGCGGGCGTCCTCACCCCGGCGAAGCTCCACGAGGCGCTGCGGCGGTCGGTGGACGCGGATGCGCAGGGGGTGGAGCGGGGGGAGGTGGAGTTCGACTCTGTGGCGGACGCGTGA
- a CDS encoding SDR family oxidoreductase produces the protein MTDDTAPLPGLPAPPPPGARALPPGTYDKAVVLVTGGGSGLGKAMAAEFARLGADLVLVGRTEERLRAAREELAGLGGRVVVAVCDVREPQEVGAAFDLAEREVGLPGVLVNSAAANFPSPAEDLSPNAWRAVVDITLTGTWFTTREFGRRHLAAGTPGSVINVGASYAWTGGPGYAHSAAAKAGVRNLVETLAVEWGPYGIQVNGLVPGLFPHPDMPEAIRSGLDEAAARGELDARQPALRVGEPRELGWAATFLASPYARFISGHTLVVDGANWQRRTVVAPPVTPVREQLGREPFRR, from the coding sequence ATGACGGACGACACCGCACCACTCCCCGGGCTGCCCGCCCCTCCCCCGCCCGGCGCCCGCGCGCTGCCGCCGGGGACGTACGACAAGGCCGTGGTCCTGGTGACCGGTGGCGGATCCGGGCTCGGCAAGGCGATGGCCGCCGAATTCGCCCGTCTGGGGGCCGACTTGGTGCTCGTGGGGCGCACCGAGGAGCGGCTGAGGGCGGCTCGGGAGGAGTTGGCAGGGCTCGGGGGCCGGGTGGTCGTCGCCGTGTGCGACGTCCGGGAGCCGCAGGAGGTCGGCGCCGCCTTCGACCTGGCCGAACGGGAGGTCGGCCTGCCCGGCGTGCTCGTCAACAGCGCCGCCGCCAACTTCCCGTCTCCCGCCGAGGACTTGTCGCCCAACGCCTGGCGCGCGGTCGTCGACATCACGCTGACCGGCACCTGGTTCACCACCCGCGAGTTCGGCCGCCGCCATCTCGCGGCCGGGACGCCCGGGTCGGTGATCAACGTGGGGGCGTCGTACGCCTGGACGGGCGGCCCGGGGTACGCCCACTCGGCGGCGGCCAAGGCCGGGGTGCGCAACCTGGTGGAGACACTCGCCGTGGAGTGGGGCCCCTACGGCATCCAGGTCAACGGGCTCGTCCCCGGACTCTTCCCGCACCCGGACATGCCCGAGGCCATCCGGTCGGGGCTCGACGAGGCGGCGGCGCGCGGTGAACTCGACGCCCGGCAGCCCGCGTTACGGGTGGGCGAGCCGCGCGAGCTCGGCTGGGCGGCGACCTTCCTCGCCTCCCCGTACGCACGTTTCATCAGCGGCCACACCTTGGTGGTCGACGGCGCGAACTGGCAGCGCCGCACGGTGGTGGCCCCGCCGGTGACTCCCGTACGGGAACAGCTGGGGCGGGAGCCGTTCAGGAGGTGA
- a CDS encoding LysR family transcriptional regulator produces the protein MDLIRHLECFAAVAEESHFGRAAERLGMAQPPLSQRIQRLERELGVRLFERTSRQVTITKAGTLLLAEARELLARSEALMATARRIRDGESGLLRAALPPDIAGETVAAILADFARLHPGVELELRELTTTQQLAQFASHDLDAGLIHHPCDVSGLELGPVLRREVGVLLPRDAPQARLDAVPLAALSPYDLILFHRAAAPALHDDVLTTCARNGYTPAAVRHGQGASFIRGLILSANAVAFSPRDAHPAHTADRDPDLVWRPLAGAPLSWRLSVAWPRGRSDTAVSTFAEAATRALRETSAVSTELPPRPLHLRPAAEYWL, from the coding sequence GTGGACTTGATACGGCATCTGGAGTGCTTCGCGGCTGTTGCAGAAGAGTCACATTTCGGTCGGGCCGCGGAACGGCTCGGCATGGCCCAGCCGCCCCTCTCACAGCGCATCCAGCGCCTGGAGCGCGAGCTCGGCGTACGGCTCTTCGAGCGCACCAGCCGACAGGTGACGATCACCAAGGCCGGGACGCTGCTCCTGGCGGAGGCGCGTGAGCTGCTCGCCCGCTCCGAAGCCCTGATGGCCACCGCGCGCCGCATCCGGGACGGCGAGAGCGGGCTGCTGCGCGCCGCGCTGCCGCCGGACATCGCGGGCGAGACCGTCGCCGCGATCCTGGCGGACTTCGCACGGCTCCACCCCGGGGTGGAGCTGGAGCTGCGCGAGCTGACCACCACTCAGCAACTGGCCCAGTTCGCCTCCCACGACCTGGACGCCGGGCTCATCCACCACCCCTGCGACGTCTCCGGCCTCGAACTGGGTCCGGTGCTCCGCCGCGAGGTGGGTGTCCTGCTGCCGCGCGACGCCCCGCAGGCGCGGCTCGACGCGGTCCCGCTGGCCGCCCTCTCGCCGTACGACCTGATCCTGTTCCACCGCGCCGCCGCGCCCGCGCTCCACGACGACGTCCTGACCACGTGCGCGCGCAACGGCTATACGCCCGCGGCCGTACGCCACGGCCAGGGCGCCAGTTTCATCCGCGGTCTGATCCTCTCGGCGAACGCCGTCGCCTTCAGCCCGAGGGACGCTCACCCCGCGCACACCGCCGACCGGGACCCCGACCTCGTCTGGCGGCCGCTGGCCGGGGCGCCGCTGTCCTGGCGGCTTTCGGTCGCGTGGCCGCGCGGGCGCAGCGACACGGCGGTGAGTACGTTCGCCGAGGCGGCCACGCGCGCGTTGCGGGAGACTTCGGCCGTGAGCACCGAACTGCCCCCGCGCCCGCTCCATCTGCGCCCGGCCGCGGAGTACTGGCTGTGA
- a CDS encoding DUF4231 domain-containing protein, translating into MAVTQDESAIAAVWDQQNVWSRSADRLKKAVEGARSKALALAILAAVLGTGSAQAMGRNEAAGKALAFAAALAAAAAPLFAQRGGAARLSDWIRVRAVSEALKAEVYTCLARVGPYRDLAGAGALLAERGRAYRTDGGDLIRYTAGIAALPRPLPPVTDLDSYVEHRLRRQIETYYRPKAEWMRRKVVLAGRVELGLGGLAAVLAAAAGVFSVGGLAAWVPVVASVSVALTAHAIAQRYSYQQLEFLRTAEELERLLARREGAPGAVGTPEAAEAFVAECEHVISIQNEAWMIRWTVG; encoded by the coding sequence GTGGCAGTGACTCAGGACGAATCGGCGATCGCGGCGGTCTGGGACCAGCAGAACGTCTGGTCGCGCAGCGCGGACCGGCTGAAGAAGGCTGTGGAGGGGGCGCGCAGCAAGGCGCTCGCGCTCGCCATCCTCGCGGCGGTGCTCGGCACCGGCTCGGCCCAGGCGATGGGCCGGAACGAGGCGGCCGGCAAGGCGCTCGCCTTCGCCGCGGCCCTGGCGGCCGCAGCGGCCCCGCTGTTCGCCCAGCGCGGCGGGGCGGCCCGGCTCAGCGACTGGATCCGGGTGCGCGCCGTGTCCGAGGCGCTGAAGGCGGAGGTGTACACGTGCCTGGCGCGGGTCGGGCCCTACCGGGACCTGGCGGGCGCGGGGGCACTGCTGGCCGAGCGGGGGCGTGCGTACCGGACGGACGGCGGCGACCTGATTCGCTACACCGCCGGGATCGCCGCCCTGCCGAGGCCGCTGCCGCCGGTGACCGACCTCGATTCGTACGTCGAGCACCGGCTGCGGCGCCAGATCGAGACGTACTACCGGCCCAAGGCCGAGTGGATGCGCCGCAAGGTGGTCCTGGCGGGCCGCGTGGAGCTGGGTCTGGGTGGTCTGGCAGCCGTGCTGGCCGCGGCGGCGGGCGTGTTCTCCGTCGGTGGGCTCGCCGCGTGGGTGCCGGTGGTGGCATCGGTCTCGGTCGCCCTGACCGCGCACGCCATCGCGCAGCGATACTCGTACCAGCAGCTGGAATTCCTGCGTACGGCCGAGGAGTTGGAGCGGTTGCTCGCTCGCCGGGAGGGGGCGCCCGGGGCGGTGGGGACGCCCGAGGCGGCCGAGGCGTTCGTCGCCGAGTGCGAGCACGTCATCTCGATCCAGAACGAGGCGTGGATGATTCGCTGGACGGTGGGCTGA
- a CDS encoding alpha/beta fold hydrolase translates to MTTAPAYRQPGTVLVDHRFAVPLDHARPDGEQIELHAREVVAASRAADRERLPWLLYLEGGPGFGARRFIGQQAWLGRALRDFRVLLLDQRGTGLSTPANRQTLPLRGGPREQADYLGHFRADSIVKDCELIRRRLTGGAPWTVLGQSFGGFCATHYLGTAPEGLDAVLITGGLPSLDAHADDVYRAAFPRIERKNAAYYARYPQDVERVRRVVEHLATERTTLNSGYVLTPAAFQSLGILLGGGDGAHQLHYLLEDAFVRTAAGPALSDAFQEGVHTALSYAAHPLYAVLHEAIYAQDTRPTDWSADRVRAEFPRFCAEKALAGDGPVLFTGESVHPWHFETDPALRPLRETADLLAARTDWTPLYDPAALAANEVPVAAAVYHDDMYVDTAHSLATARAVRGLRTWVTDEYEHDGVRAGGERVLDRLLALVRGDA, encoded by the coding sequence TTGACCACCGCGCCCGCCTACCGCCAGCCCGGAACCGTCCTCGTCGACCACCGGTTCGCCGTACCGCTCGACCACGCCCGCCCCGACGGCGAGCAGATCGAGCTCCACGCGCGCGAGGTCGTCGCCGCGAGCCGTGCCGCCGACCGGGAGCGGCTGCCCTGGCTGCTCTATCTGGAGGGCGGACCCGGCTTCGGCGCCCGGCGGTTCATCGGGCAGCAGGCCTGGCTCGGGCGCGCCCTGCGCGACTTCCGGGTGCTCCTGCTCGACCAGCGCGGCACCGGCCTGTCCACCCCCGCCAACCGCCAGACCCTGCCGCTGCGCGGCGGACCCCGCGAACAGGCCGACTACCTCGGCCACTTCCGCGCCGACTCCATCGTCAAGGACTGCGAGCTGATCCGCCGCCGGCTCACGGGCGGCGCGCCGTGGACCGTCCTCGGCCAGAGCTTCGGCGGCTTCTGCGCCACCCACTACCTCGGCACTGCCCCCGAAGGCCTCGACGCCGTCCTGATCACCGGCGGACTGCCCTCGCTCGACGCCCACGCGGACGACGTGTACCGGGCCGCCTTCCCCCGCATCGAGCGCAAGAACGCCGCGTACTACGCCCGCTATCCGCAGGACGTCGAGCGGGTCCGCCGCGTCGTCGAACACCTCGCCACCGAACGCACCACCCTGAACAGCGGATACGTGCTGACCCCGGCGGCCTTCCAGTCGCTCGGTATCCTCCTCGGCGGCGGCGACGGCGCCCACCAGCTGCACTACCTCCTCGAAGACGCCTTCGTGCGCACGGCCGCGGGCCCCGCGCTCTCCGACGCCTTCCAGGAGGGCGTGCACACGGCCCTCTCGTACGCCGCGCACCCCCTCTACGCCGTCCTCCACGAGGCGATCTACGCCCAGGACACCCGCCCCACCGACTGGTCCGCCGACCGGGTCCGCGCGGAGTTCCCCCGCTTCTGTGCCGAGAAGGCCCTCGCCGGGGACGGCCCCGTCCTCTTCACGGGCGAATCCGTGCACCCCTGGCACTTCGAGACCGACCCCGCGCTGCGCCCCCTGCGCGAGACCGCCGATCTGCTGGCCGCCCGCACCGACTGGACCCCGCTGTACGACCCGGCCGCGCTCGCCGCCAACGAGGTGCCCGTGGCGGCCGCCGTCTACCACGACGACATGTACGTCGACACCGCCCACTCGCTGGCCACCGCCCGCGCCGTCCGGGGCCTGCGCACCTGGGTCACCGACGAGTACGAGCACGACGGCGTACGAGCCGGTGGCGAGCGCGTACTGGACCGGCTGCTCGCCCTCGTACGCGGCGACGCGTAG
- a CDS encoding serine hydrolase: MTAAARIREAFDQAGVTGRLHALDIDSGAEIGSGGDQAVVTASVHKLCVLVALHEQAAAGRLDLTEQLEVPLEGRELGPTGMAAMLDPVRMSLRDAAYLMMAVSDNTAAELLLGRIGLDAVNATTARLGLAHTHAVHTFRELLATIKEDAGPGGAQALADPYVIARLRALDPARTNRSTPRDMTRLLSAVWRDEACTPEHGAAIRRLLGLQVWPHRMASGFPFDDVHVAGKTGSLPTLRNEVGVIEYPDGGRYAVAVFTRAASTAATLPPADAVIGTTARIAVEALRAG; this comes from the coding sequence GTGACCGCCGCCGCCCGCATCCGCGAGGCCTTCGACCAGGCCGGCGTCACCGGCCGGCTGCACGCCCTCGACATCGACTCCGGCGCGGAGATCGGCTCGGGCGGCGACCAGGCGGTGGTGACGGCGAGCGTGCACAAACTCTGCGTGCTGGTCGCGCTCCACGAACAGGCGGCGGCGGGACGGCTGGACCTCACGGAGCAGCTGGAAGTCCCGCTGGAGGGACGGGAGTTGGGCCCGACCGGTATGGCCGCCATGCTCGATCCCGTACGCATGTCGCTACGAGACGCCGCGTACCTCATGATGGCGGTCAGCGACAACACGGCCGCCGAACTCCTCCTGGGCCGTATCGGCCTGGACGCCGTCAACGCCACCACGGCCCGGCTCGGCCTCGCACACACCCACGCGGTCCACACCTTCCGCGAACTCCTCGCCACCATCAAGGAGGACGCGGGCCCGGGCGGCGCCCAGGCGCTCGCGGACCCGTACGTCATCGCCCGCCTGCGGGCGCTGGACCCCGCCCGCACCAACCGCAGCACGCCCCGCGACATGACCCGCCTCCTGAGCGCCGTATGGCGGGACGAGGCGTGCACCCCCGAGCACGGCGCCGCGATCCGCCGCCTCCTGGGCCTCCAGGTCTGGCCCCACCGGATGGCCTCCGGCTTCCCCTTCGACGACGTCCATGTGGCGGGCAAGACGGGCAGCCTGCCGACCCTGCGCAACGAGGTCGGCGTCATCGAATACCCCGACGGCGGCCGCTACGCCGTCGCGGTCTTCACCCGCGCCGCCAGCACCGCCGCGACCCTGCCCCCGGCGGACGCGGTCATCGGCACGACGGCCCGGATCGCGGTGGAGGCACTGCGGGCGGGGTAG
- a CDS encoding enoyl-CoA hydratase/isomerase family protein: MIDTLDRVIPDGEERMRLEVAGDGLGVLTLCRPEKLNGWSWESSRQLGLLADRIRFDDAIRAVLLRADGRAFCAGIDVTAPGGAITGRSPAERTHRYHEGIRWVHERFAAFARLPQPVVAAVQGYCLGFGFELALMADIRIAAEDAVFALPETGIGVAVDAGGDLRIARDAGAGWAKLLALTGRRIDAPTAERLGLVQQVVPEAELEKEARALACEIAANAPLAVRAVKRNIDAFADAGLAEALDRTAMAAALTLTSEDAREGYAAKAARRPPTFEGM; this comes from the coding sequence ATGATCGACACCCTCGACCGGGTGATCCCGGACGGCGAGGAGCGGATGCGCCTTGAGGTCGCGGGGGACGGGCTCGGCGTCCTCACCCTCTGCCGCCCCGAGAAGCTGAACGGCTGGAGCTGGGAGTCCAGCCGTCAGCTCGGCCTCCTCGCCGACCGGATCCGCTTCGACGACGCGATCCGCGCCGTCCTGCTGCGCGCCGACGGCCGCGCCTTCTGCGCCGGGATCGACGTCACCGCCCCCGGCGGCGCCATCACCGGCCGCTCCCCGGCCGAGCGCACCCACCGCTACCACGAGGGCATCCGCTGGGTCCACGAGCGCTTCGCCGCCTTCGCCCGGCTGCCGCAGCCCGTGGTCGCGGCCGTCCAGGGCTACTGCCTCGGCTTCGGCTTCGAGCTCGCGCTGATGGCCGACATCAGGATCGCTGCCGAGGACGCGGTCTTCGCGCTGCCCGAGACCGGGATCGGCGTCGCCGTCGACGCGGGCGGCGACCTGCGGATCGCCCGGGACGCGGGCGCGGGCTGGGCCAAGCTCCTGGCACTCACCGGCCGCCGTATCGACGCACCCACCGCCGAGCGGCTCGGACTCGTACAACAGGTCGTGCCCGAGGCGGAGTTGGAGAAGGAAGCGCGAGCGCTCGCATGTGAGATCGCGGCCAACGCCCCGCTCGCCGTGCGGGCGGTCAAGCGGAACATCGACGCCTTCGCCGACGCCGGGCTGGCCGAGGCCCTCGACCGTACGGCCATGGCCGCCGCGCTCACCCTCACCTCGGAGGACGCCCGCGAGGGGTACGCGGCGAAGGCGGCCCGCCGCCCGCCGACGTTCGAGGGCATGTGA
- a CDS encoding MoxR family ATPase — MLRYDKEFDPRSDGSGGDGPGGPVAGPGRYAADDEVYVFDDDEAVLAVNVALKTGRPLLLFGPPGSGKSTLAPNVARILGWEYYAHVVTARTEPEDLLWRFDALKRLNDAQAQRLVDDMGHYYTKGPLWRAFEAPGGRRSVVLIDEIDKADPDLPNSLLGPLGSLSFPVPWDDEQSVSVPPEQAPFVVITTNDERELPRPFLRRCIVFELRSPTKKHLLKVAGSHLGERYEPELADKVAEHILDVRKKLEDPAAGPSTAEYLDALKASQQLGVVPGTPEWAALEAVTLRKRRDGAEPTG; from the coding sequence GTGCTGCGGTACGACAAGGAGTTCGACCCGAGGAGCGACGGTTCGGGAGGCGACGGCCCGGGAGGTCCGGTCGCCGGTCCTGGGCGGTACGCCGCCGACGACGAGGTGTACGTGTTCGACGACGACGAAGCCGTCCTCGCGGTCAACGTCGCCCTCAAGACGGGGCGTCCCCTCCTCCTGTTCGGCCCGCCGGGCTCCGGCAAGTCCACCCTCGCCCCCAACGTGGCCAGGATCCTGGGCTGGGAGTACTACGCGCACGTCGTGACGGCCCGCACCGAGCCGGAGGACCTGCTCTGGCGGTTCGACGCGCTGAAGCGGCTCAACGACGCCCAGGCGCAGCGGCTCGTCGACGACATGGGGCACTACTACACCAAGGGCCCGCTGTGGCGGGCCTTCGAGGCTCCCGGCGGAAGGCGTTCGGTCGTCCTCATCGACGAGATCGACAAGGCGGACCCGGACCTGCCGAACAGCCTGCTGGGACCGCTGGGTTCGCTGTCGTTCCCGGTGCCGTGGGACGACGAGCAGTCGGTCTCCGTGCCGCCGGAGCAGGCGCCCTTCGTGGTGATCACGACCAACGACGAACGCGAGCTCCCCCGGCCGTTCCTGCGCCGCTGCATCGTCTTCGAGCTGCGCTCACCCACCAAGAAACATCTGCTGAAGGTCGCGGGCTCCCACCTCGGCGAGCGGTACGAGCCGGAGCTCGCGGACAAGGTCGCCGAGCACATCCTGGACGTCCGCAAGAAGCTGGAGGATCCGGCGGCCGGGCCCAGCACCGCCGAGTACCTGGACGCGCTCAAGGCCAGCCAGCAGCTCGGTGTGGTGCCCGGCACGCCCGAGTGGGCGGCGCTGGAGGCGGTGACCCTGCGCAAGCGGCGCGACGGAGCGGAGCCCACCGGGTGA